ACATAGCTTTCTCACCGACGATTTCCGCGATATTCAAAAAGATTTTGCGTGTTTCTATAGCAGTTCTCTTTTGGATGCAACATACAGTAAGGGCATAAGCAATGCCCATTGGTGTCAACTTAAGCTGAAACTCCTTTAAAACCTCGTTTCCAGCCGGAGGCTGGAAATGCAACTCAAAAGCGGCTCTGCCGCCGAGAGGCGGAGCCTCAAAGACGAGCATTCCCAGTCGGAGACTGGGAACGAGGGAATCTAAAAGCTAGTTCTAGACTTGCTTTCACGTTAAGTTGACACCAATAAGCAATGCAGTGCCCCTACGAGGAGACACCTTAATCTGGCGTCTAGGTGTGTGGTAAAATTGCCTGGAACAGAAGTTTTATCGGAGTTAGAGTCTGGTATAAATTGCAAACGTCAAGCTTGCCGATTGTTAACTCCCACGATACTTTTCCTATGAATTTGGAAAATATACAACAAGACTGGTGAGAAACTGAGTGTAATTTGTAGATAAATATCTAAAATTTGCCATCAGACTTAACCAACTTCCCACAATTTTGACTTTTATTTGACTTTTAGGATAGACACATGAATGATAAGCTGATGCTGATGATTCCAGGCCCTACCCCAGTGCCCGAAGCTGCCTTACTGGCATTAGCCAAGCATCCAATTGGACACCGTACTAGTGAATTTAGCAATATATTGGCAGAGGTGACAGAAAACCTCAAGTGGCTGCACCAAACTCAAAATGATGTGCTGACGCTGAATGTCAGTGGTACGGGTGCTGTAGAAGCCGGAATAATTAATTTTCTCTCTCCAGGCGATCGCATCTTAGTTGGCTCTAATGGTAAATTTGGTGAACGCTGGGTAGAAGTTGGTCAAGCCTACGGTTTGAATGTAGAAGAAGTTAAGGTGGAATGGGGAAAACCCTTAGACCCCGCAGTATTTGCCGAAAAACTCCAAGCAGATACCCAAAAGCAAATAAAAGCCGTAATCATTACCCACAGCGAAACCTCAACGGGTGTGTTGAATGACCTAGAAACCATCAACCGCCACGTTAAAGAACACGGTGAAGCTTTAATTATCGTTGATGCTGTAACTAGCTTGGGTGCGTTCAACCTACCTGTGGATGCTTGGGGTTTGGATATCGTCGCTTCCGGTTCCCAAAAAGGTTATATGATTCCGCCAGGGTTGGGTTTTGTTTCAGTCAGTCCCAAAGCTTGGGAAGCTTACAAAAGTGCAAAGCTACCAAAATATTATTTGGACTTAGGCAAATATCGCAAAGCCACAGCCAAAAATACAACCCCATTTACTCCCCCTGTGAACTTGATTGTAGCGTTACACACCACGCTGCGAATCATGAAAGAAGAAGGCTTGGAATCAATATTTGCTCGTCATGAACGGCTGAAAAATGCTACCCGCGCCGCCATTCAAGGATTAAATTTACCCTTGTTTGCAGCAGATAGTTATGCTAGTCCGGCGATTACAGCTGTAGCACCACAGGGAATTGAACCAGATAAGATTCGGTCATTTATCAAAAAACGCTTTGATATTGCCTTAGCTGGTGGTCAAGACCACTTGAGTAATAAAATTTTCCGTATTGGTCACTTGGGTTTTGTGAGCGATCGCGATATCCTTAGCTGTATAGCATCCTTAGAAGTTACCCTCTCAGAACTTGGCTATGAAGACTTCACCCCTGGTTCTGGTGTAGCAGCAGCACTTAGAGTGTTTACAAAATAGTCATTGGTCATTTGCAAAGAACAAATCAAAAGAGCGGGTTAATAATTTAACTCGCTCTTTTGACTTGTATATAAATGAGTAGAAATCGCCAGAATCAAGAGGCTATATATCAACACCTCAATTATCCTCAATGACACCAAGTTGCCCTAGATAGTATTTATTTCTTATAAAGAAATTCGCACAGTGTGTTCAACACCAAACAAGACTAATCTTTGGCAACTTAGTATCACACCAAATTGGTATAAATAGTATTGTTTAAGATTCCGGTAACAGACATTTAGTAGAAACTTATAATCCAAAATCCAAAATCTAAGTTACGCTCAAAGCGCAGCAAAGGTACAACCTAAATCCAAAATTGGTATGACCTATGCCGTCTCCAGCCAATCATAAATTTGTTCTAATTGGTCTAAAGTAATCAACCCATACTGCCAAAGAATCATTGCCAAAGGGCCTGGGTCTTGCTCCCGGTGCCGAAGTGCCACTGCTAGTGATGCTGTGGAAATTGCCAAATCTTCTTGCAAAAAATGAATCAGTCGAGAATATTTTGATGGTGACATTTGTATCTCACCTCCTTGTGCAGAATGTATTGTCATATATCAGTTCACCATTGCTCGGTAGACAGTAGCCAGTATTTCATCTGTCACTGTGCCGTCATCGGCCATACACCCCAGCACAGCTTTTTTTTGATCTGCCTTTAAGATAGGCTTCTCATAGAGGGTTTAAGAAATTCTCAAGCAGTATTTTTACTTAATTCAATTGGCTTCATCTTGTTTACTTTTGCGCTTTATTTAATTACACAGGTAGTAACAAAGATTCCATAGCCTATACTCTCTTATTGGCGACTATTTGCACTTACGCCCAAGGGAATATTTTTGCAACCCAACCTTAAGACTACGATTTTAGGTTGGAGACAGTAGAATTTTACATTATTACCACAGTTTTTAAATAGTAGCGTTACAAGTGACTGTTTTACCACATCAAGTGACATTTTTTACAGAAAAAACATATATTTCGACCGTATAGGTTCTTAACCGGGTAATTACTCAAATTTTTATACCCGCAAAGTACCGGAGGCTCAAAACTCAAATTTGATAGTATCACCTACTTTTAACTTCAATTCGGCAGCTCTTCCAGAGCGAAGTTCAATCACCTTATCGACTAGTGTCCTGGGGCCGTAAGTAGGACAAGGATCACTTGTACAAGGAGGTGTAGCAGCCTGAATATATTTAACTACACCCTTATGTAGAAATACTATATCCAATGGCATAGGTGTATTCTTCATCCAGAAACTAACTGGTTGTGCTGAAGGGAAGGGAAATAGCATTCCCCGGTCATCTGGCAAAGCTGGTCGATACATCAAACCCATCTCTTGCTGTTCTGGTGTCTGTGCTACCTCTAATTTAATTGTTGTGCCATTAGGAACAATGGCTTTAGCAGTAATTGGTAGTGTTTGACCTAAACTCGCTGCTGCTGGAGTTTGAGAAGCAGAGGCGGGGCTGGGAGGTTTAGCTGTTGTTGGGGCGGAACAGCCCATCAGAAAAAGACTCAGCAACATCGAAAGCAAACTTAGCCAACGAGTCATATAGTTTTTTGATTTTGTAATTTAGACTTCAATTTTACAGTGTTGTAGGCAGAAAAACCCCTTGGCTGGGAGGCAATGAAGTAGCTAGACTTCCGCTACAGTATACTAGGATTCTCTTAAAACGTACCCGACGCCGCGCACTGTTTGAATAAGGCGCTTTTGACCTTCATCTTCGATTTTTAGCCGCAAGTAACGGATGTACACTTCAATTACATTCGACTCACCCAGAAAGTCGTAACCCCAAACATTCTCTAAAATTTGTTCGCGGGTTAACACTTCACGGGGATGTTCCATTAAGAATTTTAATAGTTCAAATTCCTTCATTGTCAAGTCAATTGGTCGTCCGTTGTGTATGGCGCGACGAGTTGCTATGTCTAAAATTAAATCCCCAAAGCGTAATTGCTCGGTGGTATCCACATCGGGTTTTAAGTAGAGGCGAATCAACTTCAAAAAGTCTTCTGAGCGGTAAGGCTTGAGAATGTAATCATCCGCTCCAGCTTCTAGACAAGCTACCCGATCGTCAACTGTATCCCTTGCCATTAAAATCAATACAGGCGATCGCATACCAGTGCTTCTGAGATTTTTGCACAATGAGAGTCCTGATTCTCCTGCTAGCATTCGGTCTAAAACAATTAAAGCAGGCTGGCGATCGCGACAGTGTTGTAAACCACTCGCTGCATCATGAGCCACAATTGATTCATAGCCGGCTTCTTGCAAATCGCAAGCAAGCTGATTTGCAAGGCTCTCATCGGTTTCAATCACCAAAACAGAGGGACTTTGAGCAACTGTCATAACAATTTGGGATATTGGATTTGGGATTGTAAAGATATTCCAGTGAAAATCTTTACATCAGTTATAAAGTGCAAATACGAGTTTTTCGTGATGGAACAATCTGATTTGAAACGCAGCTAAGAATCTTTTAGCACGTTCAGGTATCACCCATCGAATTCTTGGATGCAATCTTAATAACTAGGGGATTGGGGATTGGATACTAGTACCGCAAGGCGGAATTAAAAATTAAAAATTAAAAATTAAAAATGAATACAGCGTAAGCATTTCATTGATTTGAAATGGGTGGTTTATTTACGCCGTGTTGTACTAGGTACTAGGGATTGGGTATTGGAATTAAGGGAGAGATAGATAAGTGACAGAGAATAATCTTTACCCTGTAGCCTGTTTCCCAGTCCCCAGTCCCCAATCCCCACCCAATCCCTACGGCAACTCTACCGAAGTTGGTTTGGCGATATGTGGCAAGCCCCAACCTAATTTTTCTCGCAAAATTCGGAAAAACTCAGGCGGTTGCAGGCGAATAAATCGGGCACTATATTGCGATCGCTCCATATATACCCGATCTTCTGGTAGGATGTAACACCCACCATTGCCATCTACCACCATCACTAGCCGAGGGATATTGACTGGGTAGATATTGACCGATTCACTATCTGGAAATACCAATGCTCTAGAAGCTAGGGAATGGGGACAAATAGGTACTAGCTGCAAAACAGGTACACCAGGAGTCACCACTGGGCCACCAGCACTTAATGAGTAAGCTGTAGAACCAGTAGGTGTAGAAACAATCACACCATCCGCAGCAATATCTACTGGCGCATGGCGTCCTATGGCAATTTCAAAATGGCACATAGAGGTCAAAGGTTCCCGATGCAGCACCATTTCATTTAAGCAGAGAGCTTCCCACAGTACTGAGTCTCCCCGAAACACTTTGACGGTGAGCATAGCTCGTTCTTCAATTTCATACTCACCTGCGATCGCCTGTTCTAGTGCTTGGGGCAATTGATTCAGGAAAGTTTCGGTCAAAAATCCCATGTGGCCGGTATTCACTGTTAGTAGTGGAATACCACAGGGAGCTACCTGACGAGACGCTGCTAAAACAGTGCCGTCTCCCCCTAATACCACTGCAAACTTCATATCTGAGTCAAAACCAGGGGGCGTTAGACCGTCAATGGGGGTGTGGCATACAGGACTTTCCGGGTTAGGGTAGCCCAATATCCCACCGATACTCGATGTGATACATACATTCCAACCGGCTGCGGTTAGCTTGTCTTTCAACTCGATAGCGACACGGCCCGCTATCGGTTTAACGTCATTGTAGATAATGCCTGCTTTCGGCACACTCAAATATCCAAGTTTAGGCGATGCTTTGTATTATGTAATCCTTACACATTTTTGGTCATGTAGTCATTAATCTAGAGTCAAATATCTAGAGTCTAGAATTTTACGACTAAATGTCTGTTTCGTAATGATTATTGGCTATTGGCTTTTGAAGACTGTTTAAAAGGAGTTTTTTTAGGTTTCTGCTTTTTATTTTTATTTTTCTGGTAGTCTACCTCTTTGAGCTTCTTCATGATTCGGCTGAAGTACTCTTGTAGATAGCTTTCTAGGGTTGTGGTTTGTTGCTGATCTAAACCAAACACTGTGTAAACTTCATCCATTGCAGCATTTAACTGTTTCCCACTAGCCAATACTTCTGTAAATGCTAGCCTGTCTGCTACATTCCATCCCCACTGGAAGAATCGCATTATACCCCGCACAGCACGCAGCAAGTTTATTGGCATCCGCGTTACTCTGGCATCTTTTCCAGATAAGCGTTCGCACAGGTTGATGATTTCTTCTGCACTCCATGCACGAGTCCCGACTACAGGAAAAGTTTGGT
This Nostoc sp. C052 DNA region includes the following protein-coding sequences:
- a CDS encoding alanine--glyoxylate aminotransferase family protein; translation: MNDKLMLMIPGPTPVPEAALLALAKHPIGHRTSEFSNILAEVTENLKWLHQTQNDVLTLNVSGTGAVEAGIINFLSPGDRILVGSNGKFGERWVEVGQAYGLNVEEVKVEWGKPLDPAVFAEKLQADTQKQIKAVIITHSETSTGVLNDLETINRHVKEHGEALIIVDAVTSLGAFNLPVDAWGLDIVASGSQKGYMIPPGLGFVSVSPKAWEAYKSAKLPKYYLDLGKYRKATAKNTTPFTPPVNLIVALHTTLRIMKEEGLESIFARHERLKNATRAAIQGLNLPLFAADSYASPAITAVAPQGIEPDKIRSFIKKRFDIALAGGQDHLSNKIFRIGHLGFVSDRDILSCIASLEVTLSELGYEDFTPGSGVAAALRVFTK
- a CDS encoding DUF2949 domain-containing protein; this encodes MTIHSAQGGEIQMSPSKYSRLIHFLQEDLAISTASLAVALRHREQDPGPLAMILWQYGLITLDQLEQIYDWLETA
- a CDS encoding DUF192 domain-containing protein, with protein sequence MTRWLSLLSMLLSLFLMGCSAPTTAKPPSPASASQTPAAASLGQTLPITAKAIVPNGTTIKLEVAQTPEQQEMGLMYRPALPDDRGMLFPFPSAQPVSFWMKNTPMPLDIVFLHKGVVKYIQAATPPCTSDPCPTYGPRTLVDKVIELRSGRAAELKLKVGDTIKFEF
- the nblR gene encoding response regulator transcription factor NblR — translated: MTVAQSPSVLVIETDESLANQLACDLQEAGYESIVAHDAASGLQHCRDRQPALIVLDRMLAGESGLSLCKNLRSTGMRSPVLILMARDTVDDRVACLEAGADDYILKPYRSEDFLKLIRLYLKPDVDTTEQLRFGDLILDIATRRAIHNGRPIDLTMKEFELLKFLMEHPREVLTREQILENVWGYDFLGESNVIEVYIRYLRLKIEDEGQKRLIQTVRGVGYVLRES
- a CDS encoding NAD(+) kinase — its product is MPKAGIIYNDVKPIAGRVAIELKDKLTAAGWNVCITSSIGGILGYPNPESPVCHTPIDGLTPPGFDSDMKFAVVLGGDGTVLAASRQVAPCGIPLLTVNTGHMGFLTETFLNQLPQALEQAIAGEYEIEERAMLTVKVFRGDSVLWEALCLNEMVLHREPLTSMCHFEIAIGRHAPVDIAADGVIVSTPTGSTAYSLSAGGPVVTPGVPVLQLVPICPHSLASRALVFPDSESVNIYPVNIPRLVMVVDGNGGCYILPEDRVYMERSQYSARFIRLQPPEFFRILREKLGWGLPHIAKPTSVELP